ATTTAACTACAATAATGTTGCCAGAGAGAGTAAGTAAAACATATTTTTCTACAGAATATGTTAAAACATACAAATAACTGAGAGTTACTAACTTAGTTTACTTTACTAATTCTTATTTTTTTAACATGACCAACAACTATAACTACCATGTTTTCTAAAGTATTATGCAAGTGAGACCATCAAAGTTTAATATATTTATTCACCTGTAAATGTTATATAATACATCTTTGAGTTTTGTTTCTTTATTCTGTAGTCTTGTATTTCAATGTTAAAATTATAAATAAAGAATTTATATGGCTTATTAGACAAAACAACTAAATAGATTCGATGTTACCCTAAATTTTGATATGGTTTCTACAAGGTTTAAGATTAATAAAGTTACTCAGGTTGATATTTCTCCTACTAAGTTAACTACAACATATGATAGTGGAAAATATTTCCAAATCAAAGTTACTAAAGATTCCAAACCAATGGTTGGAGTTAAACTTAAAATTAAAGTATATGCTGGAAATAAATATAAAACAATCTCCCTCACCACAATAATATGGGAATAGCTAAATATTATTGCTCTAAATTATCCATCGGAACTCACAAAATAATTATGGAAAGTGGAGAACCAACTCAATATCTGAAAGCTGATTCAAAAATAAGTACAATAGAAATAAACAAAGCATCTACTACAGTAAATGCTAAAGATATAGTTTATAAATATAAAGTAAACAAATATTTCACTGTTAATATTAAAAATAAAGCTACAGGAAAAATAATCACGGGAATAAAAGTTTCTCTCAAAGTTTACACGGGAAAAACTACAAAACATACACATTAACAACAAACGATAAAGGTACAGTTTATTTAAATACAAAAATTTTAAGTCTAGGAACACATAAAGTTATCATAAGTTCTGAAAACAACAAATACACAATATCTTGTACCAGAAATATAAAAATAATAAAAAAAGGAGGAATATAGTAATGAATAAAATATTAATATCCATGTCATTATTAATTATTTTGATATTCAGCATAGGATTAGTATCAGCTAATGAAAATCTCAATGATACAATAATAGAAAACAATACGGACGCCCCAAATCTTTCTTATAATATAGATAATACTCCTTCAGAAAGAATGAGTGGAGCAGTTAGACATGTAAATGGAAGCACTTTTGAAGATATTCAAAAAACAATTAATTCAGCAAACGATAATGATACTATTGTCCTAATGGAACTTATAAAAGTACAGGTTATCATATTTTTGTTAATAAAAGTATAACAATTACATGTAAAAATATGTATGGTGCTACATTAGATGCTAATAAAAAATATAGGGCATTATACATAGTTTCTGACAATGTAATATTAAAAAACTTAAAAATAATAAATGGAAAATTAAAAGATGGACAAGGGCCTCCTAACGTTTTAGATCATGGTTATGGTGGTGCTATATGTTGGGAAGGTAATAATGGATCTATAATTGATTCAACAATAGAAAATAATGAAATTTATGGGGGATGGCATGGTGAAAGTAGTGCAATTTATTGAAAAGGACTAAATGGAACTATAATTCACACACTTTTCTTCAATAATACAGGAAGTGATGATTTAGGTCTTAATCAGGGATATACATTTTTAAAGGGTATTGTTCATGGGGATTATAGTGGAGATTTATATGATAATAACCCATTTAAAACTTCTATATTTAATCGTGTTGTTGTAAATTCTAGAGGATATTTAAATGCTAATAATCTTTTCATTGACTATGGAACACCAGTTAATTTTCTTGTTAAATTTAGTTTAGGGGATATTCCATTTAAAGGAGAAATTGTTAAAGTACATATATTTAAAAAAGGTTACGATAAAGTATATAACTTAACTATTGGTGATAATGGTTCTGGTGTTTTAAAATTACTTGATAACTTAAATGATGGCACTTACAATGTTGAGTTAAGTAGTCATGATAAACTTTATAATTATAGTGCTAATGCGATTATTAAAGTTAATAAAGTTCCAGCATTTTTCAATGTTGATGATTTTAAAACTATACATAATTCAGGAAAATATTTCACTGTTGAACTTAGAGATGTGAAAAATTATTTTAAATCAATTAACAATGTAAAATTAGCATTAAAAGTCAATGGGAAAACATATTATGCAACTGTAAAAAACAATATTGCTAAATTCAATGTATCAAAATGGAAAACTGGAAACTATAAAGCTTATATTAATATTCTAAACAATTATAAAGCACCAACAGAAAAAATTAATATTCAAATCAAAAAAATACCCACAATTGTAAAAACAAATAAAATCACAGCAAAAATCCACAGGGACAAAAAACTAAACATCAAAATAATCAACAAAAAAACCAAAAAACCAGTACCTTTTATCAAAATCAAAGTAAAATGCTTCAATGGAAAAAAATACAAAACATACACACTAATAACCGACGAAAAAGGACAAACCCACTTATACACCTGCTGTTTAAAAATCGGAACACACAAAGTAGTTATAAAATCAGCAAACCAAAATTATGCAATAAGTAAAACAACTAAAGTTAAAATCATAAAATAAGGATTAAACTTATAATTCTGTTTTGTCAATTTGTTGTTTGGCGAGTTGATTTTAATCTTTTTTTTTTTTGATTTTTTTTGTTTTTTCTTTGAAAGAGCCATTTATAAATCATAAAGTATTTATATTAACAATTAAATAGAATAATACATATTTATTTAAATATTTGGGTGTAAACATGGTAGAAGTTTCAAAATTACATAGTTTAGATATTTATACTAACACTGGACATTATGTAGGTCGTGTAGAGGATGTTGTTCTTAATATTAGATTAGGAACTATTTCAAAATTACAGGTAAGGGCTATTGAGCAACAACCAAAACCTGCTGGGTTTATGAATTCATTTTTAGGTAGCATTCGTGGAGAAATGCCTGAAGATAATAATATGAGGTCTTTCCAAAATGATGTATTAACGGTTGATTTTGATAAGGTTCAAGCTATTGGGGATATTATGTTAATTAATCCGAGGGATATGAAAAAAGTAACTCCTGAACCACAAATCCCTGAAGCCACCGTTCCTAAACCGGAAATACCTCAACCACATAGCGAAACTCAAAGCCAATTTGATGCTGAAAGATTATAAGTAATCTTTCACTAATTCTTTTTTTTAACATTTTTTAGGGCGGTACTATGATAGTAGGCATTATAGGATGTGGGGCTATTGCTAATATTATCACTACTAGTATAGTTCCTGAAGATAACGGTATTGAAATTAAATATTTTTTTGATAAAGATGTTGAACGAGCAGAAAATTTAGCTAGTTTGGCTGGAGGGATAGCAGTACTTGACTTTGATGATATGTTGGATAAGGTAGATTTAATTTTAGAATGTGCTGCGCCGGTTTCAGTTAAAGAATATGCACCTAAAGTGCTAGATCATGGTATTGAAATGATTGTAATGAGTATAGGCGCTTTAATGGATGAAGAATTTTTTGCTAAATTGGAGGATCTTGCTAAAAAAAATAATACTAAGCTGCATTTGCCTTCAGGAGCCATTGTTGGTTTAGATGGAATTAAGGCAGTATCCAAATTCGGTCTTAAAGAAGTAAGTCTGATTACAAGAAAATCACCAAAATCTCTTGGAATGAATATTGATGCTGAAGAAATATTATTTGAAGGAAAAGCTTCAGATGCTGTAAAAGAATTTCCATTAAATATTAATGTAGCTGCAACAATTAGTCTTGCATGTAAAATGGATATTGATGTTAAAATCATTGCTGATCCAAAAGTTGACAGGAATGTTCATGAAATTACAGCAAAAGGGGACTTTGGCGAGTTTAAAACAAGAACTGAAAATTTACCTTGTGAAGCCAATCCAAAAACCAGCATGTTGGCTGCACTTTCAGCTATTCGTTTACTTAAAAGCTTTAATGAAACCATTAGTGTGGGTATTTAATGAAAGAGTATGAAGTTTATTCTCCTTTAAAAGTTCCAAAAAACTCTAAGATAATCGTTAGATTGGATGGAAGGGCTTTTCATAAATTAGCTCATGATTTGGAGTTAGACAAGCCTTATGATGAGAATTTTTATAAGGTTATTGCAAGAGTTTGTGAAGATTTATTTAAAGAATTCTCACCACTTTTTGTTTATACTTTTTCGGATGAAATAAGCATACTTTTGGATCGCGTTCCGTTTGAAGGTAGGGTTGAAAAAATAAATTCAATATTTGCAAGTTTTACCTCTTCATCTTTTGTAATGCATTATAATATAGAATTTAAAAAACCGCCTGCTTTTGATTCAAGAATAATTCCAATTAATGAAAATGATATTCTGAAATATTTTAAATGGAGACAAGATGAATCTTGGAGGAATTGTGTTAATTCACATGGAGTTTCATACCTCAAATCAAAATATTCAAATTCTGAAGCTAATGATAAAATAAATGGCATGAAGTTAAATGAAATACACGAATTATTATTCCAAAATGGCATTAATTTAAATAATGTCAAAACTTATAAGAAACGTGGCATAGCTATTTATAGGAAAGTTAAAAAAATCGAAGGTTTTAATAAAAAAGAAAATAAAAAACAAATATCCTATAGAAGTCATGTTTTCACTGATTGGGAATTGCCAATATTTAATGAAACATTCTTTAAAAATATTGATGTGATAAAATGAGCTTTATTTCAAAATTATTTAGAAATGATGATGAATTTAGAGAGGTTAGAGTTGACCGTGAAGTTCTTGAATCAGTAATTTATTATGCAAAAAAAGCATATCCTAATGAATTTTTAGCATTCTTTGATGGGGAAATTAAGGATAAAATTCTTTATATCACTAGTTTAATATTTCTTCCAGGAGAAACCTGCGAAACAGGTGCTGTAGTTCACACAGAATTAATTCCAATCAATACAAAGTATATGGGGTCTGTTCACTCACACCCTGGACCAAGTGCTAGTCCATCAGATGCTGATTTAACTACATTTTCTAGGCACGGATACTTCCACATGATTGTATGCCTTCCTTATTCTTTGCAAACTTTTAAGTCATATGACCGTTACGGTCAGCCAGTGGATTATACTTTAGGAGATTATAGTAGTCTAATTGAGGACAATTCTGAAGATTTCTTCGATGACGATGATGTTGTAACTGATGATGATGAATTTAAACCGGGGTTTTTAGATGAGGATGATGATGAATTCTTTAAAACACTTGATGATGAAAGATTAAATAATTATGAAGAATTTGAAAAACGAAATCAAGTTAATTGGGCATCCACCAATCAAACAGATATTATTTCCAATACTCAAATGCCAAATCAACAGATAATCAGAATTGAGTTAAATCCTGATGGCACTGTTAAAAAAATTTCAAAAAATGAAAAATAAAAAAACAATCATGGTGAAAAATTGTTTTTTATAATTCTAATCCAATAGCTTCATAAACATTATCCAAATCTTGAAGTTCTTTAATTATTTCTTTTGGAATTTCTTTGTCTAAAGTTAGAACCATGATGGCTCTTCCACCTTTTTTATCTCTTCCAACTTGCATAATTCCAATGTTAACGTTATGTTCACCTAATTTGGTGCCAATTTTACCGATACTTCCTGGAACATCTTCATATTTTGCAATAAACATGTGTCCTTTAGGAATAACATCTACCCAGTAACCATTTACTTTTAAAATTCTTGCTTCGTGTAAGTGGGTACCTTCAGCTGAGAATGAATCAGCTTCACTTTTTGCAATAACTTTGATTAATGATTCATAACCTTTGGCATTGTCTTTTCTGCCTTCAGTAATGCTAATTCCTCTGTCTTTTGCAACAAGGGATGCATTTACAGCATTAACCGGGGAACTTAAGAAGGGATTAACAGCACCTTGAATTACTGTTCGGGTTAATATTTCAAGGTTGCTTATTTCAGCTAATTCTCCGCTGTAAACAATTTCAATTTCTTGGATTTTACCATTTACAGCTTGTGAGATGAAACTACCTAATTTTTCACATAATTCCATGTATGGAGTTAATTCTTGGTAAGTGTTATTGTCGATACGTGGCATGTTTAAAACATTTTTAGGATTGTTTCCTTTGGTTAATTCAATAATTTCATCAGCTACAATAATGGCTGCGTCTCTTTGCGCTTCTTTAGTTGAAGCGGCAATATGGGGAGTTAAAACAATATTGTCAAGTTCGCATAATTTGGAATCTTTTGGAGGTTCATCTTCATATACATCTAAAGCAGCTCCACCAATTTTATCATTAACTAAAGCATCATACAATGCTTCTTCATCAATAACTCCTCCACGAGCACAGTTGACAATAAATGCTCCGTCTTTCATTATTTCAAACTGTTCAGTTGAAATTGAATGTTCAGTTTCAGGAGTTAATGGAACGTGTATTGTAATAAAGTCAGCATTTTTAAGAACGCTATCCAAATCAGTTAATTCAACACCCATTTGTTTTGCAACTTCTTCAGGTAAGTAGGGATCATATGCCATTGCATCCATTCCAAAGGCTTTACATCTGTTAACTACTTGGGACCCGATTCTTCCCATACCAATTACACCAAGGGTTTTGTTTCTAAGTTCAACACCCATGAATTTTTTCTTTTCCCATTTTCCCTCTTTAACAGATTTATCGGCAATTGATATTTTACGTGCCATACTTAAGATTAATCCCATAGTATGTTCTGCTACAGTAACAGAAGTGGATTCAGGAGAGTTTACAACCATAATACCTTTTTCTGTTGCAGCATCAATGTCAATATTGTCCACTCCAACCCCTGCTCTTGCAATAATTTGCAAATTATCTGCTTTTTCAATAATGTCGGCAGTTAATTTTGTTCGGCTTCTTACAACAATTCCATTATATTCGTGTATGGTATTTGCTAATTCTTCAGGAGTAATTTCAGTATCCACTACAACATCAGCTACTTCCTTTAAATTTTCAATACCTTTTTCATTAATAGCATCAGCGATAAGTACTTTCATATTTTCACC
The DNA window shown above is from Methanobrevibacter sp. V74 and carries:
- a CDS encoding PRC-barrel domain-containing protein; amino-acid sequence: MVEVSKLHSLDIYTNTGHYVGRVEDVVLNIRLGTISKLQVRAIEQQPKPAGFMNSFLGSIRGEMPEDNNMRSFQNDVLTVDFDKVQAIGDIMLINPRDMKKVTPEPQIPEATVPKPEIPQPHSETQSQFDAERL
- a CDS encoding aspartate dehydrogenase; this encodes MIVGIIGCGAIANIITTSIVPEDNGIEIKYFFDKDVERAENLASLAGGIAVLDFDDMLDKVDLILECAAPVSVKEYAPKVLDHGIEMIVMSIGALMDEEFFAKLEDLAKKNNTKLHLPSGAIVGLDGIKAVSKFGLKEVSLITRKSPKSLGMNIDAEEILFEGKASDAVKEFPLNINVAATISLACKMDIDVKIIADPKVDRNVHEITAKGDFGEFKTRTENLPCEANPKTSMLAALSAIRLLKSFNETISVGI
- a CDS encoding tRNA(His) guanylyltransferase Thg1 family protein, which codes for MKEYEVYSPLKVPKNSKIIVRLDGRAFHKLAHDLELDKPYDENFYKVIARVCEDLFKEFSPLFVYTFSDEISILLDRVPFEGRVEKINSIFASFTSSSFVMHYNIEFKKPPAFDSRIIPINENDILKYFKWRQDESWRNCVNSHGVSYLKSKYSNSEANDKINGMKLNEIHELLFQNGINLNNVKTYKKRGIAIYRKVKKIEGFNKKENKKQISYRSHVFTDWELPIFNETFFKNIDVIK
- a CDS encoding Mov34/MPN/PAD-1 family protein, coding for MSFISKLFRNDDEFREVRVDREVLESVIYYAKKAYPNEFLAFFDGEIKDKILYITSLIFLPGETCETGAVVHTELIPINTKYMGSVHSHPGPSASPSDADLTTFSRHGYFHMIVCLPYSLQTFKSYDRYGQPVDYTLGDYSSLIEDNSEDFFDDDDVVTDDDEFKPGFLDEDDDEFFKTLDDERLNNYEEFEKRNQVNWASTNQTDIISNTQMPNQQIIRIELNPDGTVKKISKNEK
- the serA gene encoding phosphoglycerate dehydrogenase, with the protein product MKVLIADAINEKGIENLKEVADVVVDTEITPEELANTIHEYNGIVVRSRTKLTADIIEKADNLQIIARAGVGVDNIDIDAATEKGIMVVNSPESTSVTVAEHTMGLILSMARKISIADKSVKEGKWEKKKFMGVELRNKTLGVIGMGRIGSQVVNRCKAFGMDAMAYDPYLPEEVAKQMGVELTDLDSVLKNADFITIHVPLTPETEHSISTEQFEIMKDGAFIVNCARGGVIDEEALYDALVNDKIGGAALDVYEDEPPKDSKLCELDNIVLTPHIAASTKEAQRDAAIIVADEIIELTKGNNPKNVLNMPRIDNNTYQELTPYMELCEKLGSFISQAVNGKIQEIEIVYSGELAEISNLEILTRTVIQGAVNPFLSSPVNAVNASLVAKDRGISITEGRKDNAKGYESLIKVIAKSEADSFSAEGTHLHEARILKVNGYWVDVIPKGHMFIAKYEDVPGSIGKIGTKLGEHNVNIGIMQVGRDKKGGRAIMVLTLDKEIPKEIIKELQDLDNVYEAIGLEL